One Desulfovermiculus halophilus DSM 18834 genomic region harbors:
- a CDS encoding HEAT repeat domain-containing protein, protein MLKTFQRLVKQFQSIPEREFQTGRSKRQMLEHIRSVQDEPKDADRLRTYLYDHDPDIRRAAVQALATLSWQPSSAADRQIWSLYTEAPADFSDVRASQFLADWEAKTSLAPGAYWTPVVLAGLSSWGTKGQHDLHTLILDRTRSVNTRAVALWGLGLFGGADGRDMRDVYAQKTNLRLQRTVVQSLRFSGSASIPYLTGLLLQEHDADMCMDLALALAWQGRDAVPDLTPLLESESRTVREYAGMALLATAAPEALHAVFGLRSSRDDGRLKSLITEWLIALQGTPSTWNELSSPGEAGRLCAEQRILQAVNRVEDESVITILVSMLAHVPGRAAVPAITEMIRGSDREEFIFQACQILGARQAEAELELMLGQGNTLIRTFACLALLQAGFPVMQVLAEC, encoded by the coding sequence ATGTTGAAAACATTCCAGCGCCTCGTCAAGCAGTTTCAGTCCATACCGGAAAGGGAATTCCAGACCGGCCGGAGCAAAAGGCAGATGCTGGAACATATCCGGTCTGTGCAGGACGAGCCCAAAGACGCAGATCGTCTGCGCACCTATCTGTACGACCATGATCCGGACATACGCCGGGCCGCGGTTCAGGCTCTGGCCACTCTCTCATGGCAACCCTCCAGTGCAGCTGACCGTCAGATCTGGTCCCTGTACACAGAGGCTCCGGCGGATTTCAGCGATGTTCGGGCCAGCCAGTTTCTTGCGGATTGGGAGGCCAAGACCTCTTTGGCTCCAGGTGCCTATTGGACCCCTGTCGTCCTGGCCGGTCTGAGCTCATGGGGGACCAAAGGCCAACACGACCTGCACACCCTGATCCTGGACCGGACACGCAGCGTGAACACCAGGGCGGTTGCCCTGTGGGGCCTTGGCCTGTTTGGAGGGGCAGACGGCCGGGATATGCGTGATGTGTATGCCCAGAAGACAAACCTTCGGCTGCAGCGGACCGTGGTTCAGAGTCTGCGGTTTTCCGGTTCAGCCTCTATCCCGTACCTGACTGGGCTTCTCCTCCAGGAACACGATGCGGACATGTGCATGGACCTGGCTCTGGCTTTGGCCTGGCAGGGCAGAGATGCGGTCCCTGACCTGACCCCGCTTTTGGAGTCTGAAAGCCGAACAGTCCGAGAATATGCGGGCATGGCCCTCTTGGCAACTGCTGCTCCCGAAGCCCTGCACGCAGTATTTGGGCTCCGATCCAGCCGGGATGACGGTCGACTCAAGTCCCTGATCACTGAATGGCTCATCGCCTTGCAGGGAACTCCTTCCACCTGGAATGAGCTGAGCTCACCTGGCGAGGCCGGTCGTTTGTGCGCCGAGCAGCGCATCCTGCAGGCCGTAAACCGGGTCGAGGATGAGAGTGTGATCACCATCCTGGTTTCCATGCTCGCTCACGTCCCCGGCCGGGCCGCAGTGCCGGCGATTACGGAGATGATACGGGGATCGGACCGGGAGGAGTTCATTTTTCAGGCCTGCCAAATCCTGGGCGCCCGGCAGGCCGAAGCTGAGCTGGAGCTTATGCTGGGCCAGGGAAACACCCTGATCAGGACCTTTGCCTGTTTGGCATTGCTCCAGGCCGGGTTTCCAGTTATGCAGGTCCTGGCTGAGTGCTAA
- a CDS encoding methyltransferase gives MSNAQDVLAPIRQFMSSRTLLTACELDLFTALDRTPDTAPGLAESLGVDPRALTRILDCLVTLNFLTKSPAQIYQPASAGRLLSSDHEETVLPMAKHLAHTWNNWHYLTETVRRGENPHQQHVTNLDPKEQRSFIGAMHVVGRELSRDIAAEYDASFAGSLLDIGGGSGVYTTAFLQANPGLRAAVFDLEQVIPLTRQFIAEHGLEDRVDFVAGDFYLHELPSGFDLALLSAIIHQNSRQENRDLYRKVYKALNPGGRLLIRDHIMDEDRTKPGAGAMFALNMLVNTRGGDTYTFAEVHDDLQQAGFVDIKDLRSGQDSFERMDCLVEGRKKDS, from the coding sequence ATGTCGAATGCCCAGGATGTTCTGGCCCCTATCCGTCAGTTCATGTCCAGCAGAACCCTGCTGACTGCCTGTGAACTGGACCTCTTCACCGCCCTGGACCGGACTCCGGACACTGCCCCGGGACTGGCCGAATCCCTGGGAGTCGACCCCAGGGCCTTGACCAGGATCCTGGACTGTCTGGTCACCCTGAATTTCTTGACCAAAAGCCCTGCACAGATCTATCAGCCTGCATCCGCCGGCCGTTTGCTGTCCTCCGACCACGAAGAGACAGTCCTCCCCATGGCCAAGCATCTGGCCCATACCTGGAACAACTGGCATTATCTGACCGAGACTGTGCGCCGGGGGGAAAACCCGCACCAGCAGCACGTGACCAACCTGGACCCAAAGGAGCAGAGATCTTTCATCGGGGCCATGCACGTGGTGGGCCGTGAACTCTCCCGGGACATCGCTGCTGAATACGACGCCTCATTCGCCGGATCTTTGCTGGACATCGGCGGAGGGTCCGGGGTGTACACCACAGCCTTCCTTCAGGCCAATCCGGGACTTAGGGCCGCTGTCTTCGACCTGGAACAGGTCATTCCCCTGACCAGGCAGTTCATCGCCGAGCATGGTCTGGAGGACCGGGTCGACTTTGTCGCCGGGGACTTTTACCTCCACGAGCTCCCTTCGGGGTTCGACCTGGCCCTGCTCTCGGCCATTATTCATCAAAACAGCCGCCAAGAAAACCGGGATCTGTACCGCAAGGTCTACAAGGCCCTGAATCCCGGTGGCAGGCTGTTGATCCGGGATCATATCATGGATGAGGACAGGACCAAACCAGGGGCCGGGGCCATGTTTGCCCTGAACATGCTGGTCAATACCAGGGGCGGGGACACCTATACCTTTGCTGAAGTCCATGATGATCTGCAACAGGCAGGATTTGTCGATATCAAGGACCTGCGCAGCGGGCAGGACTCGTTTGAGCGCATGGACTGCCTGGTTGAAGGACGAAAAAAAGATTCTTGA